The genomic DNA tctgttCTCAAGCAGCCATACACCGTAAATGAGCTTAGTATATTCTTCATTATCAGTATTTTAACCACTCAGACAATGTACTGGCGAAATTGGTGAACTTGTAGTTCAAAGAATGATAGAACTGAAAAAACATTGATAGGCAAGTTCAGCTCTAGTTTTTTGTCCCAAGCAGTTTCACTTCTTAACGAGCACAGCTCAATCAAATTTCCCTTTCTAAAATTATGCATGATCAGCAAATAATATTCGACATCGCTTGGCCTGAATGTAGACTAACAAACAGTAAATGATCAAAAGCAGTTGGTATGGAACTATATACTTCTATTCTGCTCTGAAAATGCAGTTCAAAATATATATCAGACTTTGACAAACACAAACCAATCCTTTTATTGTGCATTCACTGCGTAAAAAAAATAGACACGAAGCCTAATCAGTGGCTATAGAAGGTATGTTAGAGATGGCACATGCAGTCAGGAGCAGGATATGTGTAAATGGACTGCTTAGTTTTTCTTAATCTGATGTGGCCTTGTCTCTTTTCATGTCCTTCAACCACAGCCTGCTCAAACTCTGACCAATTTATGCTTTTGTTTAGGAAGAGTGCTCCCAACAATGCCATGTTAGGCCTTATTGTCTTCCAGTTCTCATAAGTTCGATGTCCCACCTGCAACATCACAAAAACTTTCACCTTCTGGATTCTTAACTTTTTGAGCTCTCTAATTGTTCAAGAactgtttaattatatgaagtTCTGAGATGGGTATAACACAAACCTGTGCATATATTACAAAGTTCAAAAGACAAGGTGTCAATCGCTATCATTAAACCTAGATTTGAGCTGAGCTCGTTTCGGGTTCATTCGAACTAAACTTGATTTTGAACTTGAACAAtctcagtttgaatctaatccTAGTTTCTACTTATCAGTCAATAAGTATGAATGAAGTTCAACCTGACGAGATTTGGGTGGGCTCAACCTTCTGCAATTATAAAATGACATTGGAAGGCAAAGTGCAAAGCATATCTCCTCCCAAATTGAACCTTATGTTTGGTGATGCACATACCAGAAAACAGCAATAAAACTCACCAGTGCATTATGCATATTTCCTGGAGAAGCAGAGATGAAGATGTCACTGTGCATGCTAACATAATAATCTACTGCAGCTAACAAAGAAGCCTTTCCTTTAATCCTTGCCCGTTCCTCAGAAGATGCCAGGCTCTTTTTATCTTCCATAAGTGGAAACAATCTTCGTAAAGCTGAAATCCTAGCTTCCCCACCATATACCTAAAAGCAGCAGCATTggcaaataaaaagaatatattaaaatagaaacATAAATTCCACTTTTCTAAACATGAAGAAAATGATAGTAACATGGCCAAGCTCAAGTTACATAACGATAAAAGACCTTGTGGGAGGCAAGATAAAGGCGAGTACTGTTGTCAAAACCCAATGCTGCTAGCAGTAACCCAATTTCTTCTGGAGTCAAAGGGCAACGCCCCTGACTCCTCAACTCTTCATCAGTGAACTGGGAGTTAAGAAGTCTACCTTGCCAAATCCTTTGCCGGTACCTTGCCAAAGCCAACTTTTCAGCTTTACCCCCACCAAAATCACAGGCTGAATGAGCTGCCATGTCCTGCATGTTCACAAGGTAAATGGAAGAGTTCATGGATAGAAAAATTAGAACAAGATGGGTGAATCACCTGTTGAACAATTGTATAAGTGCAAAATCCACAATCATTACCATGGTTATGTCAACAGGAAAGCAGGCCTAAAACCTATTGTTAGGAAAGGTGCAATTTACTGATGTCAGCATGTTAACTTTACAACTGGTGTCAAAAACTTATATGCCCTCCGGTTTCAGTCCAAGATGTAAGAACAGAATGCAAAGCATAAtatgaaggaaaaaataatgaGCAAATCAGAATCTTTGAAATAATCTGGTCCCATTTTTCATATCACACAAGATAAGCTCACAAACTAGATTGTAAAACCACCCCAACTTCAACTCACCCCACCCATTTACCAGTAAGGCTAAATCTGTAATAGAATTAAGTCATACCTTATCAAACCGGAGGTGTAGCACAACAAATTTCCATGGCTCTTGTTTGTTATGTGCATCAATATAATCCATCAAATGGCCATTTCCAAGCACTctatttttgcttgaaggatACCTTAAGCGGTTGACAAGGGCATCTCCCAGTTCTCTAACATGAGGAACAAAAATCAATGCTTGAAAATTTGCTCTACAGCGTAGCCGTTGGATGTCCATTGGCAAGTTGTCAAAAGTCAGACGGTGAGAGAATGGAGAAATCGCAGCAATCCCATAACTGGAACATACAAAATGTTACAGATCTCAGAAATGACAAAGATAACAAGCTAAAACTTCACAATTACCCTGGATCTTTGGACATCCCAGAAAATAACTGGGGCCCACACACAAATCTGCATAATGGTACCATTGAGGGGAGAATATTGaatttaactaatattttcGGAGAATGAgaacttttaaaacaaaaatatatagaacTTATcttgtaaagaaaaaatatttaacaaaaacacaaGAAAGATACTGGATTTGATAacactaataaaataattggcctaaaattttctaacaataCAACTACGCGTCCAAAACAAGTAGTTCTGGTAACTTAACTACCAACCTCTGTAGTACAGGCAAGACATTCTCTAGATACCAGTTAGCTGAAGCATGAACAGGAGCTGTCTTGATTCTGGTAGCTCGAATAGCTGTGGCATAATACTCTCTTGTGCTCCAAA from Mangifera indica cultivar Alphonso chromosome 16, CATAS_Mindica_2.1, whole genome shotgun sequence includes the following:
- the LOC123198902 gene encoding O-fucosyltransferase 39-like produces the protein MGTMKFHYKISYGYQTERGGALAGLLVLLFPVLLPSLFSPLSHASPSKFSEWNAPKPRHLPLLKSALQLQKDPNASKPRHLPLFKGALQREYATGKQSDLWVPLVDQGWRPCVGSPKALSLPEKSQGYIQVFLDGGLNQQRMGICDAVAVAKILNATLVIPHLEVNPVWQDSSSFMDIFDVDHFIHVLKDDISIVKELPDEYFWSTREYYATAIRATRIKTAPVHASANWYLENVLPVLQSYGIAAISPFSHRLTFDNLPMDIQRLRCRANFQALIFVPHVRELGDALVNRLRYPSSKNRVLGNGHLMDYIDAHNKQEPWKFVVLHLRFDKDMAAHSACDFGGGKAEKLALARYRQRIWQGRLLNSQFTDEELRSQGRCPLTPEEIGLLLAALGFDNSTRLYLASHKVYGGEARISALRRLFPLMEDKKSLASSEERARIKGKASLLAAVDYYVSMHSDIFISASPGNMHNALVGHRTYENWKTIRPNMALLGALFLNKSINWSEFEQAVVEGHEKRQGHIRLRKTKQSIYTYPAPDCMCHL